From Planctomycetota bacterium, the proteins below share one genomic window:
- a CDS encoding alpha-ketoacid dehydrogenase subunit beta has translation MPRTEQMIKQGLTLVDAINEALYQEMERDARVVCLGEDVGLNGGVFRVTEGLQKVFGPDRVIDTPLAESGIMGTAIGLAMAGMRPVPEIQFEGFLGPAFDQLVNHAARYRNRSRGAVTVPMTVRVPWGGGIHAPELHSDSPEAIYAHTPGLKVVIPSTPTDAKGLLLSAIRDPDPVVFFEPKRVYRSHREFVPEEEYTIPIGEAKVVAEGTDLTIVTWGACLHTCNEALDHFPEDVSVELIDLRTISPFDADTVVRSVEKTGRCVVVHEAPKTAGFGGEIASVVQERCFLHLKAPVQRVAGFDVMMPYYKLEQHYLPDAKRVEEAVMQCLAY, from the coding sequence ATGCCTCGCACCGAGCAGATGATCAAGCAGGGCCTCACCCTCGTCGACGCCATCAACGAGGCGCTGTACCAGGAGATGGAGCGCGACGCGCGCGTCGTGTGCCTGGGCGAGGACGTGGGCCTCAACGGCGGCGTCTTCCGCGTCACCGAAGGGCTCCAGAAGGTCTTCGGGCCCGATCGCGTGATCGACACCCCCCTGGCCGAGTCGGGCATCATGGGCACGGCGATCGGGCTGGCCATGGCCGGGATGCGCCCGGTGCCCGAGATCCAGTTCGAGGGGTTCCTGGGCCCGGCGTTCGACCAGCTCGTGAACCACGCGGCCCGGTACCGCAACCGCTCGCGCGGGGCCGTGACGGTGCCGATGACGGTGCGCGTGCCCTGGGGCGGGGGCATCCACGCGCCGGAGCTGCACAGCGACTCGCCCGAGGCGATCTACGCGCACACGCCCGGGCTCAAGGTGGTCATCCCCAGCACGCCCACCGACGCCAAGGGGCTGCTGCTCTCGGCGATCCGCGACCCCGACCCGGTGGTGTTCTTCGAGCCCAAGCGCGTGTACCGCTCGCACCGCGAGTTCGTGCCCGAGGAGGAGTACACGATCCCCATCGGCGAGGCGAAGGTCGTGGCCGAAGGGACGGACCTGACGATCGTCACGTGGGGCGCGTGCCTGCACACGTGCAACGAGGCGCTCGACCACTTCCCCGAGGACGTGTCGGTGGAACTGATCGACCTGCGGACGATCTCGCCCTTCGACGCCGACACGGTGGTGCGGAGCGTCGAGAAGACCGGGCGGTGCGTGGTCGTGCACGAGGCGCCCAAGACGGCGGGCTTCGGCGGCGAGATCGCCTCGGTCGTGCAGGAGCGCTGCTTCCTGCACCTCAAGGCGCCCGTGCAGCGCGTCGCGGGGTTCGACGTCATGATGCCCTACTACAAGCTCGAGCAGCACTACCTGCCCGACGCCAAGCGCGTGGAAGAGGCGGTCATGCAGTGCCTCGCGTACTAG
- a CDS encoding enoyl-CoA hydratase-related protein yields the protein MTPTLPVQIERSGPLAGVAVLSLEQAGRPVVVLDLALIRAIEAAVHALPGDLRGLVLASNAERAFIAGADLTAIRDLDDEALHRYLAYGSKVFGMLSALPYPTAAAIHGAALGGGLEIAMHCDGLIGAPAAKAYPVGLPEAGLSICPGWGGTNLLPARLDPAEAIRRTASGKPLTFDEAREAGVFDDVAESASSLRETACRWVLARQTGARARDGAPLRWIGRADRAPAALSAMERVRDEIGGTDSGRAVAHAVDAGLAQGWQAALEVERRELVRLRSTPAGRQAINAFFEKSAKK from the coding sequence GTGACGCCGACGCTACCGGTGCAGATCGAGCGGAGCGGCCCTCTCGCCGGGGTCGCGGTGCTGTCGCTCGAGCAGGCCGGACGCCCCGTGGTGGTGCTGGACCTGGCGCTCATCCGGGCGATCGAGGCGGCGGTGCACGCGCTGCCGGGCGACCTGCGCGGGCTGGTGCTGGCGTCGAACGCGGAGCGGGCGTTCATCGCGGGGGCCGACCTGACGGCGATCCGCGATCTCGATGATGAGGCGCTGCATCGGTACCTGGCGTACGGGTCGAAGGTATTCGGGATGTTGAGCGCGCTCCCGTATCCGACCGCCGCCGCGATTCATGGGGCCGCCCTGGGGGGCGGGCTCGAGATCGCGATGCACTGCGACGGGCTCATCGGCGCGCCCGCGGCGAAGGCGTACCCGGTCGGGCTTCCCGAGGCGGGGCTGTCGATCTGCCCGGGCTGGGGCGGGACGAACCTGCTGCCGGCGCGCCTGGACCCGGCCGAAGCGATCCGGCGGACCGCGAGCGGGAAGCCCCTGACGTTCGACGAAGCGCGCGAGGCGGGTGTGTTCGACGACGTCGCCGAGTCGGCGTCGTCGCTGCGCGAGACGGCGTGCCGCTGGGTGCTCGCCCGGCAGACGGGGGCGCGGGCGCGCGACGGCGCGCCGCTGCGCTGGATCGGGCGGGCGGACCGTGCGCCGGCGGCGCTGAGCGCGATGGAGCGGGTGCGCGACGAGATCGGCGGGACCGACTCGGGGCGTGCGGTGGCGCACGCGGTCGACGCCGGGCTGGCGCAGGGCTGGCAGGCGGCGCTGGAGGTCGAGCGGCGGGAGCTCGTCCGACTCCGCTCGACGCCCGCGGGCAGGCAGGCGATCAACGCGTTCTTCGAGAAATCCGCGAAGAAGTAG
- the pdhA gene encoding pyruvate dehydrogenase (acetyl-transferring) E1 component subunit alpha produces MPMRTVYEGKVEYLQILDERGVLDEKLAKDTLRDEDVVELYQYMCRCRAVDETAFKLQRAKRMGTYPQNKGQEAAAIGSGFAAKRGVDWLVPCYRENAALWMHGLPMHYVFMYWMGDERGSQIPQGVNVLPLCVPIGTHMLHATGMAWAFKMRKEPRVALTYFGDGATSEGDFHEAMNFASTFQVPCVFICQNNQWAISVPREQQMNSATVAQKALAYDMPCIQVDGNDLFAMYKATRDFVERARSGGGPAFIEAVTYRLADHTTADDARRYRDAAEVDAWIAKDPLIRLKKYLTGKGLWNEAKQAELDEMSKQTAADVAKAAESIEAPTSDDMFLTTFATMTPELDVQRRTLRTHGLGQHPEQAGLRQMAK; encoded by the coding sequence ATGCCGATGCGAACCGTGTACGAGGGCAAGGTCGAGTACCTCCAGATCCTGGACGAGCGGGGCGTGCTCGACGAGAAACTGGCGAAGGACACGCTGCGCGACGAGGACGTCGTGGAGCTGTACCAGTACATGTGCAGGTGCCGCGCCGTGGACGAGACGGCGTTCAAGCTGCAGCGCGCCAAGCGCATGGGGACGTACCCGCAGAACAAGGGGCAGGAGGCGGCGGCGATCGGGTCGGGCTTCGCCGCGAAGCGCGGCGTGGACTGGCTGGTGCCGTGCTACCGCGAGAACGCGGCGCTCTGGATGCACGGGCTGCCGATGCACTACGTGTTCATGTACTGGATGGGCGACGAGCGCGGGAGCCAGATCCCGCAGGGCGTGAACGTGCTGCCGCTGTGCGTGCCGATCGGGACGCACATGCTGCACGCGACGGGGATGGCCTGGGCGTTCAAGATGCGCAAGGAGCCCCGGGTGGCGCTGACGTACTTCGGCGACGGGGCGACAAGCGAGGGCGACTTCCACGAGGCGATGAACTTCGCGAGCACGTTCCAGGTGCCGTGCGTGTTCATCTGCCAGAACAACCAGTGGGCGATCAGCGTGCCGCGCGAGCAGCAGATGAACTCGGCGACGGTGGCGCAGAAGGCGCTGGCGTACGACATGCCGTGCATCCAGGTGGACGGGAACGACCTGTTCGCGATGTACAAGGCGACGCGGGACTTTGTGGAGCGGGCGCGGTCGGGGGGCGGGCCGGCGTTCATCGAGGCGGTCACGTACCGCCTGGCCGACCACACGACGGCGGACGACGCGCGCCGGTACCGCGACGCGGCGGAGGTCGACGCGTGGATCGCCAAGGACCCGCTCATCCGCCTGAAGAAGTACCTGACGGGCAAGGGGCTGTGGAACGAGGCGAAGCAGGCGGAGCTGGACGAGATGTCGAAGCAGACGGCGGCGGACGTGGCGAAGGCCGCCGAGAGCATCGAGGCTCCCACGAGCGACGACATGTTCCTCACCACGTTCGCGACGATGACGCCCGAGCTGGACGTGCAGCGCCGGACGCTCCGCACGCACGGGCTGGGGCAGCATCCGGAGCAGGCGGGGCTGCGTCAAATGGCCAAATAG
- a CDS encoding acyl-CoA dehydrogenase family protein: MADLKNLKGIKEADRKLLEEAEEWLGAEPTKMGAVKNLFWGKLKEDFYFPYPAMDAREQAECDQLLARLDEYLRNEHPSILIDQEQEIPDWVVRRLFDLGVLGMTISKEYGGLGMGITSYNRVLERIGMYCGSTAVMVSAHQSIGCKAVMLFGNEEQKKKWLPHLAKDWLSAFCLSEPNVGCDAGGQETYFERDGDYYLITGEKKWATSGALSSLFTVMCREKRADGKGKISAIVVHPWMQGVEVFQKNRSKCGIRGTWQARIRFHGVRVHKSHLLGQEGRGLQMALSCLNYGRCTLSAGMLGGARRARDQATKWAMTRFQFGAPLADKELVRRNIARMSAYDYAMDSVLYMTTGMLDRKDEDHQVETALCKVFCSEMGWRVTNDAMQIMGGEGYMTENEIERIFRDSRINLIVEGANEVMQSYIFGYGGKALAEQMLGVKQTLLKDPDESLGTFLARAAKATFNMRLMSIAVPLGLEVYFGIRRSAPRIDKVLPELRPVADRLCNLVREHSYQFKVMSKKYDVAMLDRQAVQARVADVAIFLHAWACTLAKLDADMRAHAGNGAGDQEFQRDKAAALHFFDLAEVEIYTRFREMYENADATMLKAADVAMAHNAALPNAQFSIPERSPVAKGTGRALKQEGIKQFPGGPWTGPVPDDARTPTPSA, from the coding sequence ATGGCCGACCTCAAGAACCTCAAGGGCATCAAGGAAGCGGACCGCAAGCTGCTCGAGGAAGCCGAGGAATGGCTCGGGGCAGAGCCCACCAAGATGGGCGCGGTGAAGAACCTCTTCTGGGGCAAGCTCAAGGAGGACTTCTACTTTCCGTACCCCGCGATGGACGCGCGCGAGCAGGCCGAGTGCGACCAGTTGCTCGCCCGCCTCGACGAGTATCTGCGGAACGAGCACCCGTCGATCCTGATCGACCAGGAGCAGGAGATCCCCGACTGGGTCGTGCGGCGCCTGTTCGACCTGGGCGTGCTGGGGATGACGATCTCGAAGGAGTACGGCGGGCTGGGCATGGGCATCACCAGCTACAACCGCGTGCTCGAGCGGATCGGGATGTACTGCGGGTCGACGGCGGTCATGGTGTCGGCGCACCAGTCGATCGGCTGCAAGGCCGTCATGCTCTTCGGCAACGAGGAACAGAAGAAGAAGTGGCTCCCGCACCTGGCGAAGGACTGGCTGAGCGCGTTCTGCCTGAGCGAGCCCAACGTCGGGTGCGACGCGGGCGGGCAGGAGACGTACTTCGAGCGTGACGGCGACTACTACCTGATCACGGGCGAGAAGAAGTGGGCGACGTCGGGGGCGCTCTCGAGCCTGTTCACGGTCATGTGCCGCGAGAAGCGTGCCGACGGCAAGGGGAAGATCTCCGCGATCGTCGTGCACCCGTGGATGCAGGGCGTGGAGGTCTTCCAGAAGAACCGCAGCAAGTGCGGCATCCGGGGGACGTGGCAGGCGCGCATCCGCTTCCACGGCGTGCGCGTGCACAAGAGCCACCTGCTCGGGCAGGAAGGGCGGGGCTTGCAGATGGCGCTCTCGTGCCTGAACTACGGGCGCTGCACGCTCTCGGCGGGCATGCTGGGCGGGGCGCGCCGGGCGCGTGACCAGGCGACGAAGTGGGCGATGACGCGCTTCCAGTTCGGGGCGCCCCTGGCCGACAAGGAGCTCGTGCGTCGGAACATCGCGCGCATGAGCGCGTACGACTATGCGATGGACAGCGTGCTGTACATGACGACGGGCATGCTGGACCGCAAGGACGAGGACCACCAGGTCGAGACGGCGTTGTGCAAGGTCTTCTGCTCCGAGATGGGCTGGCGCGTGACGAACGACGCCATGCAGATCATGGGCGGCGAAGGCTACATGACCGAGAACGAGATCGAGCGCATCTTCCGCGACTCGCGCATCAACCTGATCGTCGAGGGCGCCAACGAGGTGATGCAGTCGTACATCTTCGGGTACGGGGGCAAGGCCCTGGCCGAGCAGATGCTGGGCGTGAAGCAGACACTGCTGAAGGACCCCGACGAGTCGCTGGGAACGTTCCTGGCCCGTGCGGCGAAGGCGACGTTCAACATGCGCCTCATGTCGATCGCGGTGCCGCTGGGGCTGGAGGTGTACTTCGGGATCCGCCGGAGCGCCCCGCGGATCGACAAGGTGCTGCCCGAGCTGCGTCCTGTGGCGGACCGCCTGTGCAACCTCGTGCGCGAGCACAGCTACCAGTTCAAGGTGATGAGCAAGAAGTACGACGTGGCGATGCTGGACCGCCAGGCGGTGCAGGCGCGCGTGGCGGACGTGGCGATCTTCCTGCACGCGTGGGCGTGCACGCTGGCGAAGCTCGACGCGGACATGCGGGCGCACGCGGGCAACGGCGCGGGGGACCAGGAGTTCCAGCGCGACAAGGCCGCGGCGCTGCACTTCTTTGACCTCGCGGAGGTCGAGATCTACACGCGGTTCCGCGAGATGTACGAGAACGCGGACGCGACGATGCTGAAGGCCGCGGACGTGGCGATGGCGCACAACGCCGCCCTGCCCAACGCGCAGTTCTCGATCCCCGAGCGCAGCCCGGTGGCGAAGGGGACGGGGCGAGCGCTCAAGCAAGAGGGCATCAAGCAGTTCCCGGGCGGCCCGTGGACCGGCCCGGTGCCCGACGACGCCCGCACGCCGACGCCGTCGGCCTGA
- a CDS encoding PP2C family protein-serine/threonine phosphatase, which translates to MTADIHQLQCLEVWGGNDESSRGVRMYGLDAWLLSRPSGGDASGGDIHYVSSCSSGMITRMLLADVAGHGTTVSDVALRLRTLMRRNVQRRDQDVLIGAINAEFAAISDDGRFATALIATHWAPTGEVDVTLAGHPPPMIRRGGGAWTALEPEVSAPHAAPGNIPLGVIDTATYRSTRVRLGDGDTALFYTDGIVEARSPQGEMLGYDGLARLLASEPLEPAETFVERLYARVQAFAGRAEPEDDSTLLLVRRNRASLTRGLAARVLRTPLNWVREKLERPGLPRASARPA; encoded by the coding sequence TTGACCGCCGACATCCACCAACTCCAGTGCCTCGAAGTGTGGGGCGGCAACGACGAGAGTTCGCGCGGCGTCCGCATGTACGGGCTCGACGCGTGGCTGCTCTCGCGTCCCAGCGGCGGGGACGCCTCGGGCGGGGACATTCATTACGTCTCGTCGTGCTCGTCGGGCATGATCACGCGGATGCTGCTGGCCGACGTCGCGGGGCACGGCACGACGGTGTCCGACGTCGCGCTGCGCCTGCGCACGCTGATGCGCCGCAACGTGCAGCGGCGCGACCAGGACGTCCTCATCGGCGCGATCAACGCGGAGTTCGCCGCGATCTCGGACGACGGACGCTTCGCGACGGCCCTCATCGCGACGCACTGGGCCCCCACCGGCGAGGTGGACGTCACCCTCGCCGGGCACCCGCCCCCGATGATCCGGCGTGGCGGCGGGGCGTGGACGGCGCTCGAGCCCGAGGTCTCCGCCCCGCACGCGGCCCCGGGCAACATCCCGCTGGGCGTCATCGACACGGCGACCTACCGCTCGACGCGGGTGCGGCTGGGCGACGGCGACACGGCGCTCTTCTACACCGACGGCATCGTCGAGGCCAGGTCGCCGCAGGGCGAGATGCTGGGCTACGACGGGCTGGCGCGTCTGCTGGCGTCCGAGCCCCTGGAGCCGGCGGAGACGTTCGTCGAGCGGCTGTACGCGCGGGTGCAGGCGTTCGCGGGGCGGGCCGAGCCCGAGGACGACAGCACGCTGCTGCTGGTGCGGCGGAACCGCGCGAGCCTGACGCGGGGGCTGGCGGCCCGGGTGCTGCGGACGCCCCTCAACTGGGTGCGAGAGAAGCTGGAGCGGCCGGGCTTGCCCCGTGCGTCGGCGCGTCCCGCGTGA
- a CDS encoding GNAT family N-acetyltransferase — translation MRSLRDIALIEEQRQAAGLAAVAPESRALAGGTVARGAPGTWYNSAVGLGLGARVSDAEIDELIAFHESHGVEPRIEVCPFADETLARGLASRGFVVRQFEMCFFRELDPASPARPLVETPAGLEIRAVDVRRDDEVRAHTMVAVSGFMPPGQPIAEEFLESCARALRHERTIGVGAWLDGRLVGAGAMEATPPSAGLFGLSVLAEYRRRGIQQALLAWRLNEAARRGCLIACIGSLPGAGTERNVRRMGFQLAYTKVALVRPGEGLTPVAG, via the coding sequence GTGCGCTCGCTGCGAGACATCGCGCTGATCGAGGAGCAGCGCCAGGCCGCCGGGCTGGCCGCCGTGGCGCCCGAGTCTCGCGCGCTCGCCGGGGGCACGGTCGCCCGGGGCGCGCCGGGCACGTGGTACAACTCCGCCGTGGGCCTGGGGCTGGGCGCGCGGGTGTCCGACGCCGAGATCGACGAACTGATCGCGTTCCACGAGTCGCACGGGGTCGAGCCCCGCATCGAGGTGTGCCCCTTCGCCGACGAGACGCTGGCCCGTGGGCTGGCGTCGCGCGGGTTCGTCGTGCGCCAGTTCGAGATGTGCTTCTTCCGCGAGCTTGACCCCGCGTCGCCCGCCCGCCCGCTGGTCGAGACGCCCGCCGGCCTCGAGATCCGCGCGGTGGACGTGCGCCGCGACGACGAGGTGCGTGCGCACACGATGGTCGCGGTGTCGGGGTTCATGCCCCCGGGCCAGCCCATCGCCGAGGAGTTCCTCGAGTCGTGCGCGCGGGCGCTGCGTCACGAGCGGACGATCGGCGTCGGGGCGTGGCTCGACGGGCGCCTCGTGGGCGCGGGCGCGATGGAGGCAACCCCGCCCTCGGCCGGGCTCTTCGGGCTCAGCGTCCTGGCGGAGTATCGGCGCCGGGGCATCCAGCAGGCGCTGCTCGCGTGGCGATTGAACGAAGCCGCCCGGCGGGGGTGCCTCATCGCGTGCATCGGCTCGCTGCCCGGCGCGGGCACCGAGCGCAACGTCCGGCGGATGGGCTTCCAGTTGGCGTACACCAAGGTGGCGCTGGTGAGGCCCGGCGAGGGGCTGACGCCGGTCGCCGGCTAG
- a CDS encoding four helix bundle protein, with protein sequence MGRLREELLERVESFSHRVADIADALEGMGKSRRVVDQLYGSGTSVGANTFETTEAMSRADFCRGVSVILKELAEVRYWVRFVGRRGWIATDRLTDVEQEAHELRLIFGAILARTRREATNR encoded by the coding sequence ATGGGACGGCTACGCGAAGAACTTCTCGAACGCGTCGAGTCGTTCTCGCACCGGGTGGCCGACATCGCCGATGCCTTGGAGGGCATGGGCAAGAGCCGCCGGGTCGTCGATCAGCTGTATGGGTCGGGAACATCGGTCGGAGCGAACACGTTCGAGACCACCGAGGCGATGAGCCGCGCGGATTTCTGTCGAGGCGTGAGCGTGATTCTGAAGGAGCTTGCTGAGGTTCGGTACTGGGTCCGGTTCGTGGGCAGGCGAGGTTGGATCGCCACGGACAGACTCACGGATGTTGAGCAGGAAGCACACGAGCTGCGGCTCATCTTCGGCGCGATTCTGGCCCGCACTCGTCGAGAAGCCACCAACAGATAG